In Pyrus communis chromosome 8, drPyrComm1.1, whole genome shotgun sequence, one genomic interval encodes:
- the LOC137743242 gene encoding uncharacterized protein, which yields MPENYKESLHRGQQARKQQKYTATKGIGRKTLEPSSSVAPSTAIIVQGGQGLAFRGNDEFEHSSNHGNFLELLQFLADHNEDVKAVTLKNTPENHKLTSPDIQKDIVNACATETIKAIIKDIGTLLFSILIDESHDVSTKEQMTIVLHYVDKNGHVVERFIGIEHVTSTAALSLKETIDEVFKNIQIEYLFSIVTILVNVVGASSKRCDLLREKQSIAIIEALNSGEFTSGKGKNQETTLKRARETWWGSHFGTLVSIRTMFSSILDVLEVIADDILQELNNRFNETNSELLLCLACLCPADSFSAFDSQKLLRLAQFYPKDFSMNELVILKIQLETYIVDMRSSIEFLGLKEIGDLAKKRFNAKNTRRIRWFTCL from the exons ATGCCAGAGAACTACAAAGAAAGCCTACACCGAGGCCAACAAGCAAGAAAGCAGCAAAAATACACAGCAACGAAGGGGATCGGAAGAAAGACACTAGAACCGAGTTCCAGCGTCGCCCCTTCGACTGCCATAATAGTTCAAGGGGGACAAG GGCTTGCATTTCGTGGTAATGATGAATTTGAACATTCAAGCAACCATGGAAACTTTCTTGAGCTTCTACAGTTTCTTGCCGACCACAATGAGGATGTGAAAGCTGTTACTTTGAAAAATACTCCGGAGAATCACAAATTGACATCACCAGATATTCAAAAAGACATTGTAAATGCTTGTGCAACTGAGACCATCAAGGCTATTATTAAGGACATTGGCACTTTGTTGTTCTCTATTTTGATTGATGAATCTCACGACGTATCAACAAAGGAACAAATGACTATTGTATTGCATTATGTGGACAAGAATGGGCATGTCGTTGAGCGTTTTATTGGCATTGAGCATGTTACTAGTACCGCTGCTCTCTCACTCAAGGAAACCATTGATGAGGTATTTAAGAACATCCAAATTGAGTATCTTTTTAGTATAGTTACTATTTTGGTAAATGTTGTTGGAGCTTCATCGAAGCGTTGTGATCTTCTTCGAGAGAAGCAATCTATTGCAATTATTGAAGCACTAAACAGTGGTGAGTTTACAAGTGGGAAAGGCAAAAATCAAGAAACTACTTTGAAACGTGCTAGAGAAACGTGGTGGGGTTCACACTTTGGTACTTTAGTAAGTATAAGGACTATGTTTTCATCCATACTTGATGTACTTGAAGTAATAGCTGATGATATA CTTCAAGAACTAAATAATCGTTTCAATGAGACCAACTCTGAGTTACTTCTTTGTTTGGCATGTTTATGTCCAGCCGACTCCTTCTCTGCTTTTGATAGCCAAAAGCTATTGCGTCTTGCCCAGTTTTATCCTAAAGATTTCTCTATGAATGAGCTGGTGATACTTAAGATTCAACTTGAGACTTACATTGTGGATATGCGGTCTAGCATTGAGTTTTTAGGTTTAAAAGAGATTGGAGATCTTGCAAAAAAACGGTTCAATGCAAAAAACACAAGGCGTATTCGCTGGTTTACTTGCTTGTGA
- the LOC137742191 gene encoding accelerated cell death 11-like gives MARVVGRKDERILTRLADEFEQLAAQLNSPVPIPMEIGKFTQACRLVSPLIRHLGVAMKFADIEYSAKVSGVVKAGKSVNTLEELLDRDIQQNTIKLQSSGSRLLIRVKRSLEMLKIIFERSMASSGNSLMDPVNTAYKQVFYPYHGWASRKTVAGALQTLPTKSLFIKRLKLDEASAFVQMQRMVTAVAPLIHYIDNLFLSRESAKEMLRLL, from the exons ATGGCAAGAGTGGTgggaaggaaagatgagagaattcTGACAAGATTGGCAGATGAATTCGAACAACTGGCCGCTCAACTGAATTCTCCGGTACCGATCCCCATGGAAATTGGCAAGTTCACTCAAGCCTGTCGTCTCGTTTCTCCTCTCATTCGACACTTAGGCGTCGCTATGAAGTTCGCGGACATAGAGTACTCTGCTAAG GTTAGCGGGGTTGTAAAGGCAGGAAAGTCAGTCAATACCCTAGAAGAATTGCTTGACCGTGACATACAACAGAATACTATTAAGCTCCAAAGTAGTGGTTCGAGATTACTCATCAGAGTGAAGCGTTCACTTGAGATGCTTAAGATAATATTCGAGCGAAGTATGGCCTCAAG CGGAAATTCTCTCATGGATCCGGTTAACACAGCATATAAACAAGTTTTTTACCCCTACCACGGATGGGCTAGTAGAAAGACTGTTGCGGGTGCACTGCAAACCCTTCCTACAAAGTCATTGTTCATCAAAAGGCTAAAATTAGATG AGGCATCGGCTTTTGTTCAGATGCAGAGGATGGTTACTGCAGTGGCTCCTCTGATACACTACATTGACAACTTATTTCTTTCAAGGGAGTCAGCTAAAGAGATGCTACGCTTGCTTTGA
- the LOC137742190 gene encoding disease resistance protein At4g27190-like, whose product MEIVNLVLQVGELLWTPVKRNVGYLVHYKRHIQSLEVLVGKLETTQNDYQRSVDAALMNGDEVKSEVQKWLKDADKAIIDAKRLNNEAGENKTCLGGCCPNLKWRCTLSKRAVNATEEMNKLNEEKRFETVTLQVRLPVEFESTMSTGDFEVFEATRQAMDGVMKALKDNNITVIGVHGMGGIGKTTMVKHVGLQACKDKLFNHVIMAVISQNPNLVKIQQQLAEMLALNLNEQTEIARAARLKERIMRGKKILIILDDIWRAIDLSLIGIPDDYELQNCNSKVLLTTRLQNVCHAMKSQEMIHLDFLTEEDSWALFVKKANRSFESTNFYDIARKAAGECGGLPIALIEVARTLGDKDSEEWRKATRRPEMFQITNLDGEGDVFRCIKLSYDYLNSNDAKLFFLLCCLFPKDSDIHIEDLLKCGIGKGLFRDVDSMQEARSTAHLVAKYLKACSLVLDGEHDGCVRMHEVIRDVAILIASSGDGQGFF is encoded by the coding sequence ATGGAAATTGTTAATCTCGTACTACAAGTCGGTGAGTTGTTATGGACTCCAGTGAAGCGTAATGTGGGTTACTTGGTGCATTACAAGAGACACATACAGTCTCTTGAAGTTCTGGTAGGAAAGCTTGAGACCACGCAGAATGATTACCAGCGAAGCGTAGATGCGGCGTTAATGAATGGAGACGAAGTTAAGTCCGAAGTTCAAAAATGGCTCAAGGATGCTGACAAGGCCATAATCGATGCCAAAAGACTGAATAATGAAGCCGGAGAAAACAAAACATGCCTTGGGGGCTGCTGCCCGAATTTGAAATGGCGTTGCACTTTAAGCAAGAGAGCAGTTAATGCGACAGAAGAAATGAACAAGCTTAATGAAGAGAAAAGGTTTGAAACAGTTACACTTCAAGTTCGCCTGCCTGTTGAGTTTGAGTCCACCATGTCAACAGGAGATTTTGAAGTATTTGAAGCAACAAGGCAAGCCATGGATGGGGTCATGAAGGCGCTGAAAGACAATAACATCACTGTCATCGGGGTTCACGGAATGGGAGGCATAGGCAAGACAACCATGGTGAAACATGTTGGTTTGCAAGCGTGTAAAGACAAGCTCTTTAATCATGTGATTATGGCTGTCATTTCCCAAAACCCGAACCTGGTTAAGATTCAACAACAGCTTGCAGAAATGCTGGCCTTGAATTTGAATGAGCAGACAGAAATAGCCAGAGCAGCTAGATTGAAGGAGAGAATAATGAGAGGGAAAAAGATCCTTATAATTTTAGACGATATTTGGAGGGCAATAGATTTGTCTCTCATAGGGATCCCCGACGACTACGAGCTCCAAAACTGCAATTCCAAGGTCCTTCTCACCACAAGGTTACAGAATGTATGTCATGCAATGAAGAGCCAAGAAATGATCCATCTCGATTTCCTAACAGAAGAAGATTCTTGGGCCTTGTTTGTGAAAAAGGCTAACAGGTCTTTTGAATCAACCAATTTCTATGACATAGCGAGGAAGGCAGCTGGAGAATGCGGTGGTCTCCCAATTGCTTTGATTGAAGTTGCAAGAACACTCGGAGATAAGGACTCGGAAGAATGGAGAAAAGCAACTCGACGACCAGAGATGTTCCAAATTACCAACCTTGATGGCGAGGGAGATGTGTTCAGATGTATAAAGTTGAGCTACGATTACTTGAATAGCAATGATGCCAAGTTATTCTTCTTACTTTGCTGCTTATTCCCGAAGGACTCTGATATTCATATCGAAGACTTGCTGAAGTGTGGTATCGGGAAGGGATTGTTTCGAGATGTCGACTCAATGCAAGAGGCCAGAAGTACGGCACATTTGGTGGCCAAGTACCTTAAAGCTTGTAGCTTGGTTTTGGATGGTGAACATGACGGATGTGTAAGAATGCATGAAGTGATCCGGGACGTGGCAATACTAATTGCATCATCTGGGGATGGCCAAGGGTTCTTTTAA